In Rhododendron vialii isolate Sample 1 chromosome 9a, ASM3025357v1, the following are encoded in one genomic region:
- the LOC131300974 gene encoding tRNA(adenine(34)) deaminase, chloroplastic, whose translation MYNTYLSSTFSFRCKGPLSFSFNDYSCFNDRFDVNPRTFASQSCCACCPNPMYREPIVNPSYLYGLRQSALIQCSASRRLILGSADQYYCRLPAYDAGQSCCCGFVEERSVSGRRGGLGAARFRCRVSEEKSKRHHSRDIDNVEEILSLLSEEVGEECFGVGERNVRSSGRVEEEEEEKKRGSGTAYRNRKKNDSSGLFVSNSKRDVESVRKESREVDYRELEDKRKEDKESHLRGKEHRIRKDGSSGSSYYSCGSLGEFESDSELQVRQEGYRGESSSGFGRSSEESVELTYDGKTVEDVKRRGGVTRDHGVLMQQGKAALGSYTASSGIECDWRKKSEKKLTEESNEQTESWDKSFNKHTRQKLDDRDETSAFELTTGNETRDQYFKKDDQMTRQSESSTKYKKFSRVQEIHDSEQNLRTSGSLVHKTRNEQTKTAGLVSRQDEYERNSQKLNKVSKIHEASDRVTSISHRQSEARVKKREDKSTEILSSVHDTEEHYHVTGQRDSRHTDSSRKIQESTEMSDMHGIDIDNTSASLRHFLTSQQAINKHDKVSEIQEMNDRVTSVSQRQSEARVKKREDKSTEILSSVHDTHEHYHITGQRDSRHTDSRRKFQELTEISDTHGINIHNTSASLRQSDTRMENQHFLTHQQAIRKSESRKGSLDERNMSVIQSSDAQFIASQRDSKRRISSQDTHSVSVVESTEETIERQNLTEQRVLQIGSRTQTQRPMKTLSFSEGTTKEASGSQADLVLKTQPIEQHIGVNVGVEISSNVIAMPPPSQSVERGPLHVGPTNDFPVQEVSSATLQVGSDGGARRDETHDEHLNFIYHEDALGSAEGLQKSSMQFVGEFVEKVMHEVSTSQIQTELVTEGQKQHQKTSSQYDSGDFKSKGHESRHSSRSSGKKGPSDDIWDVTDPPIQESYVTEATESESTTPTTKTITKRTGRSLWNIISDIVQFRWAARSSHHTSPQKSGGRSSPIQSVSSEAWFSGHEADESSDGNVKRGKESTTHGSTSSDQHSPATIPMGSQGERSSSAHSKNKKGSSISSSGPASIAISLGPTEENVGRSGTEVVESSVLMPSLRLRRSPHIDEIAEAGKTAVSASGSLLQEQASDTGLTGKSGAGEKDGELKRRKLQRNFQVPKDRFDEWEEAYKFESEQRRMDEVFMREALLEAKKAADIWEVPVGAVLVQHGKIIARGYNLVEELRDSTAHAEMICIREASNLLRTWRLSETTLYVTLEPCPMCAGAILQARIDTVVWGAPNKLLGADGSWIRLFPNGPEGGNPSEPTDKPPAPIHPFHPKIVVRRGVLETECADAMQQFFQRRRKKEKKADSPPSCLPISTYPSKLLTKMHGAFHFCL comes from the exons aTGTACAACACTTACCTGAGCTCAACTTTCTCATTTAGATGCAAAGGCCCACTTTCCTTTTCATTCAATGATTATTCTTGCTTTAACGATAGATTTGATGTAAACCCAAGAACATTCGCATCACAATCATGCTGTGCTTGTTGTCCTAACCCCATGTATAGAGAACCCATTGTGAACCCTAGCTATTTATATGGGTTGAGGCAATCAGCTCTAATTCAGTGTTCAGCTTCTAGGAGGCTGATCTTGGGTAGTGCAGACCAGTACTATTGCCGGTTACCCGCTTACGATGCGGGCCAGAGCTGCTGTTGTGGGTTTGTTGAGGAGAGGAGTGTTAGTGGCAGGAGAGGGGGGTTAGGGGCGGCAAGATTTCGATGTAGGGTTTCGGAGGAAAAGAGCAAAAGGCATCACTCCCGGGATATCGACAATGTAGAAGAAATACTTAGCTTGTTGAGTGAGGAAGTGGGTGAAGAGTGTTTTGGTGTTGGGGAGAGAAATGTTCGGTCATCGGGgagggtggaggaggaggaggaggagaagaagagaggtaGTGGTACTGCTTACaggaatagaaagaaaaatgatagtTCTGGTTTGTTTGTGAGTAATTCGAAGCGTGATGTTGAATCTGTAAGGAAGGAATCAAGGGAAGTGGATTATAGAGAACTTgaagataaaagaaaagaagacaagGAAAGTCATTTGAGGGGCAAGGAACATAGGATTAGGAAAGACGGGTCTAGTGGCTCATCTTATTATTCATGTGGTTCTTTGGGTGAGTTCGAGAGTGATAGTGAATTGCAGGTTAGGCAAGAGGGATATAGAGGGGAATCATCGAGTGGGTTTGGAAGGAGTTCAGAAGAAAGTGTAGAATTGACGTATGATGGGAAAACTGTCGAAGATGTAAAGAGGCGCGGAGGTGTTACGAGGGATCATGGGGTTCTAATGCAGCAGGGAAAAGCTGCACTAGGGTCATACACTGCATCAAGTGGTATCGAGtgtgattggagaaagaaatcaGAGAAGAAGCTTACTGAAGAATCGAATGAACAAACGGAGTCATGGGATAAATCATTCAACAAGCACACTCGACAGAAACTTGATGACAGGGACGAGACGTCAGCTTTTGAGCTAACTACTGGTAATGAAACAAGGGACCAATACTTTAAAAAGGATGACCAAATGACCAGACAGTCTGAATCAAGTacgaaatataaaaaatttagtcGGGTTCAGGAGATCCATGACAGTGAACAAAACTTAAGAACATCAGGAAGTTTGGTacacaaaacaagaaatgaacAGACTAAAACAGCTGGCCTTGTTAGCCGACAGGATGAGTATGAGAGGAATTCCCAGAAACTCAATAAAGTCTCGAAAATTCATGAAGCGAGTGATAGAGTCACCTCTATCTCCCATAGACAGTCTGAAGCTAGAGTAAAGAAAAGGGAGGACAAATCAACCGAGATTTTGAGTTCAGTTCATGATACAGAAGAGCATTACCATGTAACTGGTCAACGAGACTCCAGACATACGGACTCAAGTAGAAAAATCCAAGAATCGACTGAAATGTCAGACATGCATGGTATCGATATTGATAACACATCAGCTTCACTGAGGCATTTCCTAACAAGTCAACAAGCTATTAACAAACACGATAAAGTCTCGGAAATCCAAGAAATGAATGATAGAGTCACCTCTGTCTCCCAGAGACAATCTGAAGCTAGAGTAAAGAAAAGGGAGGACAAATCAACCGAGATTTTGAGTTCAGTTCATGATACACATGAGCATTACCATATAACTGGTCAACGGGACTCCAGACATACAGACTCAAGGAGAAAATTCCAAGAATTGACAGAAATATCAGATACGCATGGTATCAATATCCATAACACATCGGCTTCTCTGAGGCAATCTGATACTAGAATGGAAAACCAACACTTCCTAACACATCAACAAGCTATTAGGAAGTCAGAGTCAAGAAAAGGATCCTTAGACGAGAGGAATATGTCAGTCATTCAGTCTAGTGATGCCCAATTTATAGCCTCTCAAAGGGATTCTAAAAGGAGAATCAGTAGTCAAGACACACACTCCGTATCAGTTGTGGAATCAACTGAGGAAACCATAGAGCGACAAAATCTAACTGAACAAAGAGTCCTCCAAATCGGATCAAGAACTCAGACTCAGAGGCCAATGAAAACACTAAGTTTCAGTGAGGGCACTACAAAGGAGGCTTCTGGTTCCCAAGCAGATTTGGTTTTGAAAACCCAACCCATAGAGCAGCATATTGGCGTGAATGTGGGAGTTGAGATAAGTTCCAACGTGATAGCGATGCCTCCACCATCTCAATCGGTAGAAAGAGGTCCATTGCACGTTGGGCCAACTAATGATTTTCCAGTCCAAGAGGTTTCTAGTGCTACTTTACAAGTGGGTTCTGATGGAGGAGCCAGAAGGGATGAAACCCATGACGAGCATTTAAACTTCATTTATCATGAAGATGCACTGGGCTCAGCTGAAGGATTACAGAAATCCTCCATGCAATTTGTGGGTGAGTTCGTGGAAAAGGTGATGCATGAAGTCTCAACTTCCCAAATCCAAACGGAGTTGGTGACGGAAGGCCAAAAGCAACACCAGAAAACCTCAAGTCAATATGATTCCGGAGACTTTAAGTCAAAAGGGCATGAATCAAGGCACTCATCTCGAAGTTCTGGAAAAAAGGGGCCTTCGGATGATATATGGGACGTGACAGACCCACCTATTCAAGAATCTTATGTAACAGAAGCAACAGAAAGTGAAAGCACTACCCCAACCACGAAAACCATTACCAAGAGAACTGGGAGGTCCTTGTGGAATATAATTTCAGATATAGTTCAATTCCGGTGGGCTGCGCGTTCTAGCCATCATACTTCACCTCAAAAGTCCGGCGGAAGAAGTTCGCCAATTCAATCTGTTAGCAGTGAGGCATGGTTCTCTGGTCATGAGGCGGATGAAAGTAGCGATGGAAATGTGAAAAGGGGAAAGGAAAGCACGACACATGGTTCCACGTCTTCTGATCAGCATAGTCCAGCAACAATTCCAATGGGAAGTCAAGGAGAAAGGTCCAGCTCAGCACACTCGAAGAATAAAAAAGGTTCAAGTATCTCTTCAAGTGGCCCAGCATCCATAGCCATTTCCTTGGGTCCCACTGAAGAAAATGTTGGAAGGAGTGGCACTGAAGTGGTGGAATCATCAGTCCTAATGCCTTCTTTGCGATTAAGAAGATCTCCCCATATAGATGAAATTGCAGAAGCTGGTAAGACTGCTGTATCTGCAAGTGGTTCATTGTTGCAGGAGCAAGCAAGTGATACTGGTCTCACTGGAAAATCGGGGGCTGGGGAAAAAGATGGGGAATTGAAACGAAGAAAACTTCAACGGAACTTTCAAGTCCCAAAGGATAGATTTGACGAATGGGAGGAAGCTTATAAATTTGAAAGCGAGCAGAGAAGAATGGATGAGGTGTTTATGAGGGAAGCGCTGTTGGAGGCCAAAAAGGCTGCTGATATATGGGAGGTCCCTGTTGGGGCTGTCTTGGTACAACATGGAAAAATAATTGCTCGTGGATACAACCT gGTGGAAGAATTACGTGACTCCACTGCCCATGCAGAAATGATTTGTATACGGGAGGCTTCAAACCTACTTCGTACATGGAGGCTTTCT GAGACTACCCTGTATGTAACACTTGAACCATGTCCTATGTGTGCTGGAGCCATACTTCAAGCTAGAATCGATACTGTTGTATGGGGAGCTCCCAATAAGCTCCTAGGAGCTGATGGCAGCTGGATTAG ACTTTTCCCTAATGGGCCGGAAGGCGGAAATCCCTCGGAACCAACAGACAAGCCACCAGCTCCAATCCACCCATTCCACCCAAAGATAGTTGTGAGGCGAGGAGTGTTGGAAACAGAGTGTGCTGATGCAATGCAGCAATTCTTTCAAAGGAGAcggaaaaaggagaagaaagcgGACTCACCACCTTCTTGTCTTCCTATTTCAACCTATCCTTCAAAACTCTTAACCAAGATGCATGGTGCCTTCCatttttgtttgtaa
- the LOC131300976 gene encoding probable calcium-binding protein CML16, whose amino-acid sequence MATLKSDQLNQLKEIFARFDMNSDGSLTQLELAALLRALGLKPTGDQLHDLLSNMDSNGNGSIEFDELVEAILPDMTEAVLINQDQLAEVFKAFDRDGNGYITAAELAGQMAKMGHPMTYRELTEMMREADTNGDGVISFHEFANIMGRSAVDFLGLSVS is encoded by the coding sequence ATGGCCACCCTCAAATCCGACCAACTCAACCAACTCAAGGAAATCTTCGCCCGCTTCGACATGAACTCCGACGGCAGCCTGACCCAGCTCGAGCTCGCGGCCCTCCTACGGGCCCTTGGCCTCAAGCCCACCGGGGACCAACTGCACGACCTCCTGTCCAACATGGACTCCAATGGCAACGGCTCCATCGAGTTCGACGAGCTGGTCGAGGCCATACTGCCCGACATGACCGAAGCGGTCCTGATCAACCAGGACCAGCTGGCCGAGGTCTTCAAGGCGTTCGACAGGGACGGGAACGGGTACATCACCGCGGCGGAGCTGGCAGGCCAGATGGCCAAGATGGGCCACCCCATGACGTATCGGGAGTTGACGGAGATGATGAGAGAGGCTGACACGAACGGGGACGGGGTTATCAGCTTTCACGAGTTTGCTAACATTATGGGGAGATCCGCGGTTGATTTTCTGGGTCTCAGCGTTTCGTAG
- the LOC131300975 gene encoding putative phospholipid-transporting ATPase 9: MRSGNRKKLNFSKIYTFRCGKASFEGDHSQIGGPGFSRVVFCNEPGSFEAESRNYGDNYVSSTKYTIATFLPKSLFEQFRRVANFYFLVTGILAFTPLSPYTASSAIVPLIIVIGATMVKEGIEDWRRQQQDTEMNNRKVEVHCGEGVFEQTEWKNLRVGDIVKVEKDDFFPADLILLSSSYDDAICYVETMNLDGETNLKLKQALEVTSLLNEDSNFKDFKALVKCEDPNANLYSFIGSMDFEEEQHPLTPQQLLLRDSKLRNTDFIYGAVIFTGHDTKVIQNSTDPPSKRSKIERKMDKIIYFLFCLLFTLAFIGSVIFGITTRDDLEDGIMKRWYLRPDKSTIYYDPKRAPAAAIYHFLTAVMLYSYFIPISLYVSIEIVKVLQSMFINRDISMYYEETDKPAHARTSNLNEELGQVDTILSDKTGTLTCNSMEFIKFSVGGTAYGHGVTEVERAMARRKGSPLPNGTENGEEPPKDSAGTKSLIKGFNFEDERIMNGNWVNQPHADVIHKFLRLLAICHTAIPEVDEDTGKLSYEAESPDEAAFVIAARELGFEFHKRTQTSVSLHELDPISGEKVERLYKLLNVLEFNSTRKRMSVIVRNEEGKLLLLCKGADSVMFERLAKNGREFEEETKAHVNDYADAGLRTLILAYRELDEEEYKKFNEKFTEAKNSVSADRDALIDEVTDDIEKDLTLLGATAVEDKLQNGVPECIDKLAQAGIKLWVLTGDKMETAINIGFASSLLRQGMKQIIINLETPEIIALEKEGEKDSIAKASKDSVLTQITEGKAQLAPSSGSSDAFALIIDGKSLVYALEDEMKKLFLELAMGCASVICCRSSPKQKALVTRLVKEGTGKTTLAIGDGANDVGMLQEADIGIGISGVEGMQAVMSSDVAIAQFRFLERLLLVHGHWCYRRISSMICYFFYKNVVFGITLFLYEAQTSFSGQPAYNDWFLSLYNVFFTSLPAIALGVFDQDVSARFCLRFPLLYQEGVQNVLFSWRRILGWMFNGLCTALIIFFLCTAALDPQAFNRNGKVAGLEIVGATMYTCVVWVVNCQMALAISYFTLIQHIFIWGGIALWYLFLLAYGAMSPTHSTTAYKVFVECLAPAPSFWIVTIFIVVSALIPYFSYAAIQMRFFPMYHGMIQWMRFEGQTEDPEYCNMVRQRSLRTLTVGTTARRAARDNNRANGH; encoded by the exons ATGAGAAGTGGCAACAGAAAGAAGCTGAATTTCAGCAAGATCTACACATTCAGATGTGGGAAGGCATCATTTGAGGGAGACCATTCACAGATAGGGGGACCTGGGTTCTCAAGAGTGGTTTTTTGCAATGAACCAGGTAGCTTCGAGGCTGAAAGTAGGAATTATGGGGATAACTATGTGAGTAGCACAAAGTATACTATAGCAACTTTCTTGCCCAAGTCCTTGTTTGAGCAGTTCAGGAGAGTTGCCAATTTCTACTTCCTAGTCACCGGGATCCTCGCCTTTACGCCACTCTCACCTTACACTGCTAGCAGTGCTATTGTGCCTCTGATTATTGTGATTGGGGCTACTATGGTAAAAGAAGGTATTGAGGATTGGAGACGGCAACAACAG GATACGGAGATGAATAACAGAAAAGTTGAAGTACACTGCGGTGAAGGAGTTTTTGAGCAGACTGAGTGGAAGAATCTGAGAGTAGGAGATATAGTGAAGGTAGAAAAGGATGATTTCTTTCCAGCAGACCTTATCTTGCTTTCATCAAGTTATGATGATGCAATCTGTTATGTGGAAACCATGAACCTCGATGGGGAGACAAATTTGAAACTAAAACAAGCGTTAGAGGTAACTTCGCTTTTAAATGAGGACTCTAACTTCAAGGATTTCAAGGCCCTTGTTAAATGCGAAGACCCGAATGCAAATTTGTACTCTTTCATTGGAAGCATGGATTTTGAAGAAGAACAACATCCCCTTACTCCTCAACAACTTCTCCTTCGAGATTCCAAACTCCGCAACACTGACTTTATATATGGGGCTGTTATCTTCACAGGTCATGACACAAAGGTTATTCAAAACTCTACTGACCCCCCTTCAAAAAGAAGCAAAATCGAGAGGAAAATGGATAAAATCATCTACTTCTTATTCTGTCTATTATTTACGCTGGCTTTTATTGGATCAGTTATCTTTGGCATTACTACCAGAGATGACTTAGAAGATGGCATTATGAAAAGGTGGTATTTAAGACCGGACAAATCCACAATATACTATGATCCCAAAAGGGCCCCAGCCGCTGCAATCTATCACTTTTTAACGGCTGTGATGTTGTACAGTTATTTTATCCCTATATCATTGTATGTGTCGATAGAAATTGTGAAAGTACTTCAGAGCATGTTCATCAATAGAGATATTTCTATGTACTATGAAGAAACTGATAAACCAGCACATGCGCGCACCTCAAATTTGAATGAGGAACTTGGTCAAGTTGACACGATTCTTTCTGATAAGACGGGGACATTGACTTGCAATTCCATGGAGTTCATCAAGTTCTCTGTGGGTGGGACAGCTTATGGCCATGGTGTCACAGAAGTAGAGAGAGCCATGGCTAGAAGAAAAGGCTCTCCGTTGCCTAATGGAACGGAAAATGGCGAAGAACCTCCTAAGGATTCTGCTGGTACAAAATCACTCATTAAAGGGTTCAATTTTGAGGATGAAAGGATTATGAATGGGAATTGGGTTAATCAACCCCATGCGGATGTGATACACAAATTTCTTCGTTTATTAGCAATTTGTCACACAGCCATACCGGAAGTGGATGAAGATACCGGGAAGTTGTCTTATGAAGCTGAGTCACCAGATGAGGCAGCTTTTGTTATTGCAGCAAGAGAActtgggtttgaatttcataAAAGGACGCAAACAAGCGTCTCATTGCATGAGTTGGACCCCATATCTGGCGAAAAAGTTGAAAG GTTGTATAAACTTCTGAATGTCTTAGAATTTAACAGCACAAGAAAGCGGATGTCTGTGATAGTAAGAAACGAGGAGGGAAAGCTGTTGTTACTATGCAAAGGTGCAGACAG TGTCATGTTCGAAAGGCTTGCCAAAAATGGAAGAGAGTTTGAAGAGGAAACAAAAGCACATGTGAATGACTACGCTGATGCAGGTTTGAGGACCTTGATACTTGCATATCGTGAACTAGATGAGGAAGAGTACAAAAAGTTCAATGAAAAGTTCACAGAGGCCAAGAATTCCGTCAGTGCGGATCGTGATGCTTTGATTGATGAAGTGACAGATGACATTGAGAAGGATCTTACTCTTCTTGGTGCAACAGCAGTTGAGGACAAACTCCAAAATGGG GTTCCTGAGTGCATTGACAAGCTTGCTCAAGCAGGAATTAAACTATGGGTTCTGACAGGAGATAAGATGGAGACTGCCATTAATATCGG GTTTGCTTCTAGTTTGCTTAGACAAGGAATGAAGCAGATAATAATAAACTTGGAAACACCAGAAATCATAGCACTagagaaagaaggagaaaaggATTCCATTGCTAAG GCTTCCAAGGATAGTGTCCTCACCCAGATAACAGAAGGGAAGGCTCAGCTTGCTCCGTCAAGTGGAAGCTCTGACGCATTTGCTTTGATCATTGATGGGAAGTCATTGGTTTATGCTCTAGAGGATgagatgaaaaaattgtttttagaaCTTGCCATGGGCTGCGCATCTGTTATTTGCTGCCGTTCATCACCAAAACAGAAGGCACTG GTTACGAGACTTGTTAAAGAGGGAACTGGGAAGACAACATTAGCAATTGGTGATGGGGCCAATGATGTTGGAATGCTCCAAGAAGCTGATATTGGCATTGGAATCAGTGGCGTTGAAGGAATGCAG GCTGTTATGTCCAGTGATGTTGCTATTGCCCAGTTCAGATTCCTGGAGCGATTGCTACTGGTGCATGGACATTGGTGTTACAGAAGGATCTCTTCAATG ATATGCTACTTCTTCTATAAGAATGTCGTATTTGGTATCACTCTCTTCCTGTATGAGGCACAAACATCCTTCTCCGGGCAACCCGCATACAACGATTGGTTTTTGTCTCTGTACAATGTATTCTTCACATCACTTCCCGCTATTGCTTTGGGGGTCTTTGACCAGGACGTATCAGCACGCTTTTGTCTCAGG TTCCCATTGCTCTACCAAGAAGGCGTCCAAAACGTCCTCTTCAGCTGGCGCCGTATCCTTGGCTGGATGTTCAACGGCCTCTGCACCGCgctcatcatcttcttcctctgcaCGGCAGCACTAGACCCCCAAGCCTTCAACCGCAACGGAAAAGTCGCTGGTCTGGAAATTGTGGGGGCCACAATGTACACATGCGTCGTCTGGGTTGTGAACTGCCAGATGGCACTAGCCATCAGTTACTTCACATTGATCCAACACATCTTCATATGGGGTGGAATAGCCCTATGGTACCTCTTCCTCTTAGCATATGGAGCCATGTCACCTACCCATTCCACCACTGCTTATAAAGTTTTTGTTGAGTGCCTCGCCCCAGCACCCTCTTTCTGGATTGTCACGATTTTCATCGTGGTTTCAGCTCTGATCCCATACTTCTCTTACGCGGCAATACAAATGCGGTTCTTCCCTATGTACCACGGGATGATACAGTGGATGAGGTTCGAGGGCCAAACGGAGGACCCGGAGTACTGTAACATGGTACGGCAGAGATCGCTACGGACCCTGACAGTTGGGACTACTGCGCGAAGAGCCGCGAGAGATAATAATCGTGCCAACGGCCACTGA
- the LOC131300973 gene encoding uncharacterized protein LOC131300973 — translation MAATRSLTFPAVHCLSSSTSTTTTNTLRAYVPTCPFQRSNFFKPNSLHYSTLKPSRLSVFHKIGIVPTHVFRVPILCCLADNHVESVPSESAPTSATDDLKEATIDLKLPRRSLLLHFTCNACGERSKKLINRVAYERGTVFVQCAGCQQHHKLIDNLGLVVEYDFREESGMDSNADQV, via the exons ATGGCTGCAACTCGATCTCTCACCTTTCCCGCCGTTCATtgtctctcctcctccaccagcaccaccaccaccaacactcTCAGAGCTTATGTACCCACTTGCCCCTTCCAGCGCTCCAACTTCTTCAAACCCAATTCGCTTCACTACTCCACGCTCAAACCCTCTAG ATTAAGTGTTTTTCACAAGATAGGTATAGTACCAACCCATGTGTTTCGGGTGCCAATACTCTGTTGTTTGGCCGATAACCATGTCGAATCGGTACCATCGGAATCGGCCCCGACCTCTGCTACTGATGATTTAAAG GAGGCAACTATTGACTTAAAGCTTCCAAGAAGAAGCTTGTTATTACATTTCACTTGTAATGCATGTGGCGAAAGATCAAAGAAGCTCATAAATAGAGTAGCCTATGAACGGGGTACTGTTTTCGTACAG TGTGCAGGCTGTCAGCAGCATCATAAGTTAATTGACAATCTCGGGCTGGTGGTTGAGTATGATTTCCGGGAGGAGAGTGGGATGGACTCAAATGCAGATCAAGTTTGA
- the LOC131300972 gene encoding lysine-rich arabinogalactan protein 19: MASLLWVFGLASLVCHLPNNVHAQAPSATPPSSTTPVAPSNLPATPPPTTTTPITSPSPTVPPTVPPPQIPPPQPPQTPPIPSPSLPPALPPLPVASPPPALPPALPPPQVSPSPAPAKEAPVPTPSMTPPTPAPAPPPPPPPSPPPPPIESPTPAPAPGKHKKRKHKHKRHHAPAPAPTVPSPPAPPTVTDSEETTLAPSPSLNVNGGIALQQQGELSRMWMRFGVAFFVLVAITGYNFENLIG; the protein is encoded by the exons ATGGCTTCACTCTTGTGGGTATTCGGCCTTGCTTCCTTGGTGTGCCATTTACCAAACAACGTCCATGCTCAAGCGCCATCAGCCACCCCACCTTCTTCCACCACACCAGTTGCGCCTTCTAATCTCCCGGCAACACCACCACCTACAACCACCACTCCTATCACATCACCATCTCCAACAGTTCCACCAACAGTTCCACCCCCTCAAATCCCACCACCACAGCCACCGCAAACTCCGCCAATCCCGAGTCCTTCCCTGCCACCGGCATTGCCACCACTGCCAGTTGCATCACCGCCGCCGGCATTGCCACCTGCTTTGCCACCACCACAGGTATCCCCATCACCAGCACCAGCTAAGGAAGCACCAGTGCCCACACCATCTATGACACCGCCGACACCGGCTCcggcaccaccaccaccgccgccaccatcgccaccaccgccacctaTTGAATCACCAACACCTGCACCAGCTCCTGGAAAGCACAAGAAAAGGAAGCATAAGCACAAGCGACATCATGCACCAGCTCCAGCACCAACTGTTCCGAGTCCCCCAGCACCACCAACAGTTACGGACTCGGAAGAAACAACACTAGCACCGTCACCATCTCTGAATGTG AATGGGGGAATTGCACTTCAGCAGCAGGGAGAATTATCTAGAATGTGGATGAGATTTGGAGTCGCATTTTTTGTGCTGGTTGCTATCACGGGCTACAATTTTGAAAACCTTATTGGATGA